The window agagacaggaaggaaagaatCTTTTCTTGGAAGCCAGAGCTGTGTTTATTATAAATAGATTGCATCCATTTAGCTTTAAGGGTGGATTCAATGTGCAGGGATCTGCACATTTATCCATGTCAATCATGATTCTCCACCTGATACTTTCTGTGCAATCTTGAATCAAGAAATATACACCTCTACAAGGAAGTCGATATTTCTAGAATGGTCAGCATCATGTGGACATTGTGACAGTGTGGCAAAAACTTAAAatctatacaaaatatatgtgtaaCATATATAggtaatacatatgtatgtacaggTGTGTTACACATATCATATATGGGTATCTATAACGTCTCATCTTTATGGTTCAACTGACATCAATGCACATAAGAATTATGCAATGGTTAATCTAATCACAAagtgtgaataaatgaatgactttGTCATAGACATTTAAATAGAAACTTGACACATCCctgaaaatatatcatttttaaaccAACACTAGGAACTCATGAGAATTAGCACCCAGGAAGGCACAAGTGTGTGAAGATTCAGGTCAGGAGTTGATTCATCAATCACACATTGAAGTTCTCACACACTCAACCCTTCACATGCTGAGATTGGAAAACTAATTTGAAAATAACATGGCTttacaataagtgttggtgaggacgtggggaaaaggaacactcatacattgctggtgggactgaaaattggtgtggccaatatggaaagcagtatggagattccttggaaatctggaaatggaaccaccatttgatccagctatctcacttcttggactatacccaaaggacttacaaacaacatacttcagggacacagccacatccatgtttatagcagcacaattcacaatagattaAGTATGGAGCAAACCTAGATGGCatttagtagatgaatgaataaagaaaatgtgacatatataacaatggaatattactcagcaataacaaagagtaaaatcatggcatttgcaggtaaatggatggagttggagaagataatgctaagtgaagttagccaatcccagaaaaacaaatgctgaatgttttctctgatataaggaacctgattcatagtgggatagggagggggagcatggaaggaatagacaaactctagatagggcagattGGGGgtaaggaaagggaggggcaggggggtAAAAAAGAAGttagaatgagatagacatcattaccttaagtacatatatgaagacacgaatattgtgaatatattttctatacaaccagagacatgaaaaaatgtgttctatatgtgtaataagaattacaatgcattctgatatcatatataacaagttagaataaaacatttaaaaatatatatttgtatttccataatttttaatttatagttattttattaaattattttaattgctttttaaaaaatgttatcagcAGTCTGGCCGTAAGCCTGTCCTCTCTACTGATATGTAGTAGAAAACTTGAATTGCACAGAGAAAGGTGTATTATTCAGATTTTacactgctgtgattaaaaatcCTGTCAAGAGCAATTTAGAGGAGGTAAAGTTTATCTGAggatcatagtttcagagattcagtccatggttgaccaactctatggctctggcccaaggggaggcagaacaaaatggtggcagggcctggaggaggagagcagctcaggacagggcaccaggaagcagagagagctctgctcaccagggacaggatagagaccccaaaggcacagctcAGGGacccactcctccagccacacccacctacTGCAGTCACCATCCATTGAGTCCAttaaagtggattaatccactattagtctacacctcttataacccaatcatttcacaatatggtggcagggcctggaggaggagagcagctcaggacagggcaccagggagcagagagagctctgctcaccagggacaggacagagaccccaaaggcacagcccagggaccccctcctccagccacaacccacctgcctgcagtcacaTCCCAGTTAGTCcatatcagggaattaattctcTATTATGCCATACCTCTCATTatccaaccatttcacctctgaactttctttcttGCATTAGCTTTTGGGTGAGAGCTCATATTCCCAGCATAATAGATTTACACTCATGATGGTACAATTCATCCTCTTCTCTATACTCATGATGCAGTTACCATTTATGCAAGTAGTTTTTTGGATGAGGGGGTCCCAGgagttgaactcagaggcactcagccactgagccctatctcaagccctattttgtattttacttagggaCAGGGtttaactgagttgcttagcatcttgccattactgaggttggctttaaactcaggatcctcctgcctcagcctcctgagcctctgtgatAAGAGGCATGCACCAACCATGCCCAGCTatgcaattatttttaagaagaatgatttcctgttttcttataaatCCATCTTTTTAATTGTTGCATTAACATAAGtgtttctgaaattcaaatgaaCTTCTTCAGACACATATTTGTGCATAGAATATCAAATTATTTAATCAGGAATACAGAAacaagtataataaaatatagaagaagAGAAATAGGAAATTAGCAAGACATATTTgcaacttaaaagaagaaattacataTGTTTAAAACATGGGATGTTTTATCTTCATGTAGATTATTCTGCAGTTCTTGAGAAGATGATACTGCAAATATTCCTGATCTCAATAGCATCTGTAagcatgtaaaattaaaaaaaaataataagtatctGATCTGATCTTAATGGCATGATGTGattgaatatttgaataaaaaggcaaaaatctaTTCATGTGTAATAGAGTGGACAGACGCTCACACAGGTTTCTTTTCACATGTTAGTGTATGCTTACGTTCAGCTGCTAGAGGGAAGATTTTTATAGGAAAATACACTTTTGCAGGAAGATGGTCACCTCACTTTGAGAGGGGTTAAGGTGCATACTGAAGTGcacaacacattaaaaattacTTGACgagagcagtggtgcatgcctgtaatcccagtgatatgggaggctgaggcacaaggaacTCAAATTGGAGGCCAACCTCGGCACATTAGTGAGATGCAGCCTCAGCATAAAAAGTAGAGGTGGATTGTGACTTAATGGCAgaatgtccctggattcaatccccaacacacacacacacacacacacacacacacacacacacacacacacacacgatttgaGAAATCTCCTCTAGGGTTATTGAAGATGTCCCCATTGTAACATACTTTATTCACAATGGAGTCCACCAAAGACAATGTTATTTGATGGCTGAGTTCTTTACAAAATTCCCTCAGTCTCTCTCCAAATTCAAAAACCccactctgcaccccagggtAGTCTTTATTGTCAATGTTTTAAGCACATACACTCACCTCAGCCCCCTTCAATGGGGACAATTTCACTACTAAATACTTATGCCAAATATCACGAGGTGGAAAATCCTTAACAGAACTAAAAAATCAGGTGATACAAACCTTAAGAGTCTCCTCATCAACAAGGTCTTTAGGTAGCAGGAAAGTCATCTgtgaaagaaaggggaaaggaaaccATGATCACTGGGGTTGCTCAATGTCTATGgattttcattttgcaaatggaAGATCAGAGTCAAGCTCACTGTTCTTGGTTCATTTCAGGTAACTTGTCTATACCACAGGAAATGGAAAAGTGACTTTACCAATTTCCATCAcatttcttatgtttttctttggAATGTTCATTTTCACCGTCAGCTCTTCAAATCTCTTCTGTTCCTCCTTACTCacactgttttcttttgctgtgttTCAAGATGGATAATGCAGACGGGGTTTCTGTTAGAAAGCGTCCTCTGGGTCACATGGTGTAACCATTATTCCCACCATTGCCATGCTGTGTCTAAGGCTACTGTTCCAGATCTCTCTTTAAGGACATGAAAACACTGTGAAATCCACATATGGAACATTCTATCATGGCCCCATTCTTATGACTACTGAGGACATTGAAGACCCTTTATTCTGTCAACTCAAACCTGCCCAAATCTTGTGCTTTCTCCATAAGAAAACAATGGCCTGAGGTTTTGGAATTATTCTACCCTGTTGCTTCTCATTTTTGCCGTGTCTACATATTAGAATCCACTCTTCTGTGCTCTGGACCACAAATCCAATATTCAATAGCAGGAGTGAAAGTGATCTGAATTATTTATCTAGCACATTGGCATGATTGTCGCTGCatataaaaaatagcaaacaagAACCATCTCTTCCTTCATCTAAGACAAAATAAACTTCTACCCCCACAAATTTGACACGTGGATCTAATAACACAATGGTGCATACTGACCTGTCATTTTTTCTGAGGCATGAGTCCAAACTACAAGTTCTTAGGGGGAACCGGGAACACTCTGTGTGAACAGCTCATGTGATTGTTTATTTAATGAGCAAATAATGTAAGCTTTGCCATTGATCACAATCTTAGGCTAGAACAAACAGTTTAAGGTCAAGATGAATGTGGCCATGAATTCTGAAACCAGTCTACTGAATCCAACATTTCATACATacgtattttttcatatattcaattcattttgtatttttgctgGTGCATTATAGATCTATGTATAGTTATGCAAAACTAAATACATGCTCCTACTTCTCTCCTGtgttaaaaaaacagaagaaatttctATACTGTTCCCTAGCGGGTAAGAGTCATGATACTCACCAGCCAGCACAGTCGCACGTACAACTTTGCCGTTTTGGTccgtattttcattataaaattttacaactTGATATGTGTAGTACTTGATTTGGAAGGCATTTTTACCCAAgtctgggaaggaaaaagaaacacttcaAAATTCAATATAGTCAGCTTTAAAAAAGACCATATGCTTTGACTTATTTGTCATACGTTAATATGGATCCTTTCTTCAATAATTGTCCCTGTTTCACTAAAATTCTACCTAATTTGTTAGAATTGGGTAAATAGCTACAGATCCAGGGAAGCAATTTCAGATCCCCATGGTCAAGAGTCCCAGTCTTGGAACTGCCTATTCATTACCAGATTGAATGTTGTTCCTTGGAAGCAGCAATTCTGGTTGTAGGATCTGTAGGAAGATGGTAGATGGGCACCTTGCACTTTTTTAAATCACCTCCCAaaagccaatttttaaattttcagcaaatTTATGACTCAATGGTCAGGCCAGCCAGTATTATAATGGAACTTCACCAATATAGACTGGAATATATCATGTTGAACTTAAAATGCTCCAAGTATCATTTTCTATTATAGTAGATTACCAAGGAAAAGATATGCCAATAAAGGCCTCAGGAAATGctagatatatatgtgtgtatattattgCAACATATTGCTGTATGtctatatttaaatgaaaataaaatgagtctGACAAAGATTGCAATATtgcattcttccttttctatgcataaaataaagtaataatgcaTTAGGTCATTTAGTATACTGGGAGTGGTGTTTGAAAATTAGATATTTGATATCTTAGAAGTCtataattttgtttctgttgGATTCAACTAACATTCAAATTATTTGCAAGTTGATATAAATTTTCTGGTGGTTACTTTAACTATTCTCACTCTTATCTTTGGGGTTTCTGTCAATTATACCATAATTCATTGATAGCGTGTGCATTACTCATCTTTTGATGAAATGGTAGTGTGATCATGAGCAAAACTCCCATTGAAGTAAATTTCATAATTTAAGGTTACTTTAGAAAGTTCCCCATTCCAGAAATGCACATGAAATATATACCCAGGGAACCATCCTGACATATAATTAATGCCAACATCCAACATGGCAACCTGAGATGATATGTACCTTATCCTGACTCTGTCTGATGACTCAAATGCTCACAACTTCATGAGCATTTCCAAGGTTGCATTAGCAAATAGAAGCAGAAAGAGTGACAGTATCCACACACCCCGATATGTGTGATCTCCAAGACCCTGCACTGGGACATACCTCCAGGGTTAGATCATGCAACACACAAAAGAGCAAATACTAACAGACAGCGTTGTAGACATCATCCTGGATTCTGTTCCCCACAACTAAGAACTTATGGCATTTCTTCTTCAACCTTAAAAACAAAACGAGAGAGCATACACTACTTTTTCCTCATCTCTTCTTGCAAACTCCCTTATATTTGCTTTCAAGAACTGTAAGAGTTGCAGTGCATTCAAGGTCCTAAAAACCATCCATGATTTCTAAAAGAACAAACAAGGCTTGTCCTCGGAGcaaatgcctgtttattgaggaacagctctgcatatttatagagccaggggtggtttgacagttggcatgggtgctttttgattggagggtaaggatcaagtgagccagcagggctctgattggtgggtaaggatcatgtgagaaAGCAGGGCTCTGATTGAACGTCTCTTCTTGGGTGAGGGGGAAATTAGTTTTTGGAGCTGCAGTGACTCCCAACAATTTCACACTGACAGAGATATAATGTCTCCACTTTCTGAATTTTGCTTTGCTGTTCTGTGACTGGTTTTACTGATTGTCTTGTGGGTGGGGTAATTCATGGTGGTGTTGGAGACTGCTGGGCATTGTCCAGCTGTAGTATCACTGACCTGGACCCAAAGACATCCTTACCTCTCACTCACAATTGAGACAGCCAAAGAGGTCTCCATTGTATCCCTTGGAGGGCTTCACAAGGGTGATTTGCTATGAGGgtacaatgttaaaaaaaactatatatatatatatatatatatatatatatatatatatatatatatatgcatatatgttgcTTATAtacatcttaaaatatatatatatatatatacatgtgtgttcAT is drawn from Ictidomys tridecemlineatus isolate mIctTri1 chromosome Y, mIctTri1.hap1, whole genome shotgun sequence and contains these coding sequences:
- the LOC110597389 gene encoding lipocalin Cav p 3.0101, whose translation is MAVFSPRYIFGNVAKYQTAITGYCRTVLLATDDPQAINEDGELRAHLHHMDDFNEIAFGFYIRLKKKCHKFLVVGNRIQDDVYNAVYLGKNAFQIKYYTYQVVKFYNENTDQNGKVVRATVLAAKENSVSKEEQKRFEELTVKMNIPKKNIRNVMEIDDFPAT